The following are encoded in a window of Rhizobium sp. WYJ-E13 genomic DNA:
- a CDS encoding PAS domain-containing sensor histidine kinase, producing MPAVQYPFIDIAVHARVRERFSRGEAMVLFSADLTRLLWANGAGAELFGHAEVYDLLDQGVGHADITFRQLEAAARQLGEVGDQKTFIIRIAKGFQRVQAPASSELIRLASGEKAILFSVPVSAHSLTAGASAAQMLQGLDDPDTHMAVIGAEGEVIAASPGFASLGITQQAARTLIRLAGAQPDRLVKRPVATGRGYLPAAVGKLHDDPALHLLFAVETAIGHLDPIEPSANTEETAPQETAPAEAAAREIPDVAAPVAGFTEAEAIDAVSGIEEVEETLEEITGETGDTVEVSEPVEAQSEQPANQSISEPEAVVVEGASEQVEQPTEASVAEEETVEANAGASVDEQVEQPAASAAENFAATPVAPGESAAAPRKSSFVFKPNSRATRFVWKIDAGGRFSEVSHEFAEAVGPHASNIIGSAFSDVAALFNLDPEAKLSEALARRDTWSGKTIYWPIEGTSLVVPVDLAALPTYTRNRDFDGFRGFGVVRLSDAQEDPLALGLTLGPDGIGHDASYLGPANETAPEEMAQKPPKQPEEQTEAIAEAAPQAEEAVNPEPDVEDDTVSEVKAATEVTVPEETIAPEPVAEEQSAFEPDVAEQQEELQPRDTQDEPPALRISETPNRRSTDKIVQLHGAGNGLTAAEQANFREIAKRLEAFGARGEEPATSQPESDVEKPPVAEETVAETPVAEQTVPQETIFEVAEEADAKAGEIPLAEDDVTEGLQETVSQIEVLTSFIPPRVKMTDGLSAATVDLLPVAVLIHAGDQLIHGNPEFLRLTGYDSVEALSEVGGIDALLQRHDLENGSGTMMLVKADDRLVPVTARLQSVRWEDSNALMLALMPVENREEGRGEVIRLDQRSDRMVEKVAKLQVEVEELRSILETATDGVVVIGTEGDIRSMNRSASALFNYDEQETRGKPFVMLFAHESQKAVLDYLHGLSGHGVASVLNDGREVIGREAAGGFVPLFMTMGRLTSSNGYCAVIRDITQWKRTEDELRNAKGAAETANAHKTDFLARVSHEIRTPLNAIIGFSDMMASERFGPIGHPRYIEYANDIGRSGRHVLDIVNDLLDISKIEAGKMDLDFASVGLNEAISEAVALVQPQANSQRVIIRTALSQSVPDVVADLRSIKQIALNILSNAIRFTPSGGQIVVSTSYEANGSVAMRVRDTGIGMTRSELDQAMKPFRQVSSTQSRHRGDGTGLGLPLTKAMVDANRAIFSINSAPNEGTLVEITFPSQRVLAG from the coding sequence ATGCCCGCAGTCCAGTATCCGTTCATCGACATTGCTGTGCATGCGCGGGTGCGTGAACGATTCTCGCGTGGCGAGGCCATGGTGCTTTTCTCTGCAGATCTCACACGTTTGCTCTGGGCGAATGGTGCCGGCGCCGAACTGTTTGGCCATGCAGAGGTTTATGACCTGCTCGATCAGGGCGTCGGCCATGCCGACATCACCTTCCGCCAGCTCGAGGCGGCTGCCCGCCAGCTTGGCGAGGTCGGCGACCAGAAAACCTTCATCATCCGCATCGCCAAGGGCTTCCAGCGCGTTCAGGCGCCGGCGTCATCGGAGCTCATCCGTCTCGCTTCAGGCGAGAAGGCCATCTTGTTTTCCGTTCCGGTCTCCGCGCACTCGCTGACGGCCGGCGCAAGTGCTGCGCAGATGCTTCAGGGCCTCGATGACCCGGATACGCATATGGCCGTGATCGGAGCGGAAGGCGAAGTCATTGCCGCTTCGCCAGGTTTTGCCTCGCTCGGCATCACACAGCAGGCGGCAAGGACACTCATCAGGCTTGCCGGCGCCCAACCGGACCGCCTGGTGAAGCGCCCGGTTGCGACCGGCCGTGGTTATTTGCCGGCTGCCGTTGGTAAACTCCACGACGATCCGGCACTCCATCTTCTCTTCGCGGTCGAAACGGCGATCGGTCACCTCGACCCGATCGAACCCTCTGCCAATACTGAAGAGACTGCGCCGCAGGAAACTGCGCCAGCAGAAGCCGCAGCGCGTGAAATTCCTGATGTTGCAGCACCTGTGGCAGGCTTTACGGAAGCGGAGGCCATCGACGCAGTCTCCGGCATTGAAGAGGTTGAGGAGACGCTGGAGGAGATCACCGGCGAGACCGGGGACACCGTTGAGGTGAGCGAACCAGTCGAAGCCCAGTCCGAGCAGCCGGCAAATCAGAGCATTTCCGAACCAGAAGCAGTCGTCGTCGAGGGCGCCAGCGAGCAAGTCGAGCAGCCGACCGAAGCGTCTGTTGCCGAGGAAGAAACCGTAGAGGCAAACGCAGGGGCTTCGGTCGACGAACAGGTGGAGCAGCCGGCCGCCTCCGCCGCCGAAAACTTCGCGGCAACTCCTGTCGCGCCCGGAGAGTCTGCAGCCGCCCCGAGGAAGAGCAGCTTCGTCTTCAAACCGAACAGCCGTGCCACCCGCTTCGTCTGGAAGATCGACGCGGGTGGCCGCTTCAGCGAAGTTTCTCATGAATTTGCCGAGGCCGTCGGCCCGCACGCGAGTAACATCATCGGCAGCGCTTTTTCCGATGTCGCAGCCCTCTTCAACCTCGATCCGGAAGCCAAGCTTTCCGAGGCCTTAGCGCGGCGCGATACCTGGTCCGGAAAGACGATCTACTGGCCGATCGAGGGCACAAGCCTCGTCGTACCCGTCGATCTGGCCGCCCTGCCGACCTATACGCGCAACCGCGACTTCGATGGTTTCCGCGGCTTCGGCGTGGTGCGCCTGTCAGACGCCCAGGAAGATCCCCTCGCTCTCGGCCTGACGCTCGGACCTGACGGCATCGGCCACGATGCCTCCTATCTCGGCCCGGCCAATGAAACCGCTCCGGAAGAAATGGCACAGAAACCGCCTAAACAGCCGGAGGAGCAGACTGAAGCGATTGCCGAAGCTGCGCCGCAGGCCGAAGAAGCGGTGAATCCGGAGCCGGATGTCGAAGACGACACCGTGTCGGAAGTGAAAGCGGCGACGGAAGTAACCGTTCCGGAAGAGACGATAGCTCCGGAACCTGTCGCCGAAGAGCAGTCCGCCTTCGAGCCCGATGTCGCTGAACAGCAGGAAGAACTGCAGCCGCGCGACACACAGGACGAACCGCCGGCGCTTCGCATTTCCGAAACGCCGAACCGCCGCTCCACCGACAAGATCGTGCAGCTTCACGGCGCCGGCAACGGCCTGACGGCTGCCGAGCAGGCGAATTTCCGCGAGATCGCCAAACGCCTCGAAGCCTTCGGTGCGCGCGGCGAGGAGCCGGCCACATCGCAGCCGGAATCTGATGTCGAGAAGCCGCCGGTCGCGGAAGAGACCGTTGCCGAAACGCCTGTCGCCGAGCAGACAGTTCCCCAAGAGACGATTTTCGAGGTCGCGGAGGAGGCTGATGCAAAGGCCGGGGAGATCCCCCTAGCCGAAGACGACGTAACCGAGGGTCTGCAGGAGACTGTCAGCCAGATCGAGGTTCTGACCAGTTTCATTCCGCCGCGCGTGAAGATGACGGACGGGCTCTCGGCTGCGACCGTCGATCTGCTGCCTGTTGCCGTGCTGATCCATGCCGGCGATCAGCTGATCCATGGCAATCCGGAATTCCTGCGGCTGACGGGCTACGATTCCGTCGAGGCCCTCTCCGAAGTCGGCGGCATCGATGCATTGCTGCAGCGCCACGACCTCGAAAACGGTTCGGGCACGATGATGCTCGTCAAAGCCGACGACAGGCTTGTGCCGGTCACGGCCCGCCTGCAATCGGTTCGCTGGGAAGATTCCAATGCCCTCATGCTGGCGCTGATGCCAGTCGAAAACCGGGAAGAAGGCAGAGGCGAGGTTATCCGGCTCGACCAGCGCTCCGACCGGATGGTGGAAAAGGTCGCCAAGCTGCAGGTCGAGGTGGAGGAGTTGCGCTCGATTCTGGAGACGGCAACCGATGGTGTCGTCGTCATCGGCACGGAAGGCGATATCCGCTCGATGAACCGCTCGGCAAGCGCCCTCTTCAACTACGACGAACAGGAAACGCGCGGCAAACCCTTCGTCATGCTGTTTGCCCATGAGAGCCAGAAGGCGGTGCTCGACTATCTGCATGGGCTTTCCGGTCATGGTGTGGCAAGCGTGCTGAACGACGGACGCGAGGTGATCGGCCGCGAGGCTGCCGGCGGTTTCGTGCCGCTGTTCATGACCATGGGCCGCCTGACGTCATCCAACGGCTATTGCGCTGTCATCCGCGACATCACCCAGTGGAAGCGCACCGAAGACGAATTGCGCAACGCCAAGGGTGCGGCTGAAACCGCCAACGCGCATAAGACTGATTTCCTTGCGCGTGTCAGCCATGAGATCCGCACGCCGCTCAACGCCATCATCGGCTTTTCGGATATGATGGCGAGCGAACGCTTCGGGCCGATCGGCCATCCGCGCTATATCGAATATGCAAACGACATCGGCCGTTCCGGACGGCATGTTCTCGATATCGTCAACGACCTCCTCGATATTTCCAAGATCGAGGCGGGCAAGATGGATCTCGACTTCGCCTCCGTCGGCCTCAACGAGGCGATCTCGGAAGCGGTTGCACTGGTGCAGCCGCAGGCCAACAGCCAGCGTGTCATCATCCGCACTGCCCTTTCGCAGTCGGTGCCCGATGTCGTTGCCGACTTGCGTTCGATCAAGCAGATCGCACTGAACATCCTGTCGAACGCCATCCGCTTCACGCCGTCGGGCGGGCAGATCGTCGTTTCCACCTCCTATGAGGCGAATGGCAGCGTGGCGATGCGGGTGCGGGATACCGGCATTGGCATGACGCGCAGCGAGCTCGACCAGGCGATGAAACCATTCCGCCAGGTGTCGTCCACGCAGTCACGCCATCGCGGCGACGGCACCGGTCTTGGCCTGCCGCTGACCAAGGCAATGGTCGACGCCAACAGGGCGATCTTCTCGATCAATTCGGCACCGAACGAGGGCACGCTGGTGGAGATCACTTTTCCGTCACAGCGGGTGCTTGCTGGCTAA
- a CDS encoding phasin: MATIKTDDVFSIASFDPSKLAESFRDFAEKGAQQSKEAYAKLKSAGEEAGKTLEATVQTAQAGSVEIGLKAIDALRVNAESSLSHMEALLGVKSVAEFFELQTSFLRKQAELTVEQAKSLQETTKQVAEKVAKPSKEAAEKAMASFKVA; the protein is encoded by the coding sequence ATGGCTACCATAAAGACCGACGACGTTTTTTCAATTGCCTCTTTCGACCCGAGCAAGCTGGCTGAGTCCTTCCGCGACTTCGCCGAAAAGGGTGCTCAGCAGTCCAAGGAAGCCTATGCCAAATTGAAGTCTGCAGGCGAAGAAGCCGGCAAGACGCTGGAAGCAACTGTTCAGACCGCGCAGGCCGGCAGCGTTGAAATCGGCCTCAAGGCGATCGACGCGCTCCGCGTCAATGCAGAAAGCTCGCTCTCCCACATGGAAGCGCTTCTCGGTGTTAAGTCCGTCGCCGAGTTCTTTGAACTGCAGACCTCTTTTCTGCGCAAGCAGGCTGAACTGACCGTCGAACAGGCGAAGTCGCTGCAGGAAACCACCAAGCAGGTTGCCGAGAAGGTTGCAAAGCCTTCCAAGGAAGCTGCTGAAAAGGCCATGGCATCCTTCAAGGTTGCCTGA
- a CDS encoding DUF4174 domain-containing protein, translating to MSKTLLYGATKIDETNAVYAAVASLEQFQCKSRVFIVIADRDNSRAALEERDMVILRFAGSSIKPLFGSGDELDGKALRQELDAPDTGEFAPFLLGKDGIVKLKASEPISAGELFAIIDSMPVRAAEAIRQDQ from the coding sequence ATGTCCAAGACCCTTCTCTACGGCGCGACGAAGATCGATGAGACGAATGCCGTCTATGCGGCTGTCGCAAGTCTCGAACAGTTCCAATGTAAGAGCCGCGTCTTCATTGTGATTGCCGATCGGGACAATTCCCGCGCCGCTCTTGAGGAGCGGGATATGGTTATTCTCAGGTTTGCCGGATCGAGCATAAAGCCGCTCTTCGGAAGCGGCGATGAACTGGACGGCAAGGCGCTCCGACAAGAGCTGGACGCGCCGGACACGGGCGAATTTGCCCCCTTCCTGCTTGGCAAGGATGGCATCGTGAAGCTGAAGGCCAGCGAGCCAATCAGTGCAGGCGAACTTTTCGCCATCATCGACAGCATGCCGGTGCGCGCTGCCGAAGCCATCAGGCAAGACCAGTAA
- a CDS encoding helix-turn-helix domain-containing protein yields the protein MSISVQNIEESTAVSPIDVAAAVKGARSAVGYSIEDLAVTCGLANGEILEIENGESVDPAKLRRIAAALQVPISAFLHI from the coding sequence ATGTCCATTTCTGTTCAGAACATAGAGGAATCGACCGCTGTTTCCCCGATCGACGTGGCAGCTGCGGTTAAGGGCGCGCGCAGTGCGGTTGGCTACAGCATTGAAGATCTCGCAGTGACCTGCGGTCTGGCCAATGGCGAAATCCTTGAAATCGAAAATGGCGAAAGTGTCGATCCGGCAAAGCTTAGGCGTATTGCTGCGGCCCTGCAGGTTCCGATTTCCGCCTTTCTGCATATCTGA